A genomic window from Plasmodium malariae genome assembly, chromosome: 10 includes:
- the PmUG01_10030600 gene encoding tubulin--tyrosine ligase, putative, translated as MSSYFRELFPSNRTVKFRTDFRNTIYDLFLHRKWELTNHETEWNLCWSEKDWINEVYDTITLKNNQYVNHFRNYYELTRKDLLAKNIKRLKKQNEKTKNDEEIKNLDITPLTFVLPLEYKIFFEEYKKKSNRIWIMKPIGKSQGKGIFLFDKIAQIKEWSSSKCKQVEEKEKNRDRAKDRGKDKSKERAVNRSVDLDTERETEAEGEKEKEKREQYIVQEYISNPLLIGGKKFDIRLYVLILSYSPLTIYLYRSGFARFSHTYFKNEKNNINDITMHLTNVSIQKNAQGYDDNVGGKWFVRELFLYMISRYGYNDIMMLIKNIENCIIQSFLAVHKIIINDKHCFELYGFDILIDNNLKPWLIEVNSSPSFSSNTNEDYTLKFNMLDELMTLINIEKYTIPHTDRVGDFDCIYRNGERVHSIDPYNFYSHLGAYLSGTENLKRMAKNVKLQLKMSINSTNC; from the exons atgtctTCATATTTTAGAGAATTATTTCCTTCAAAtag GACTGTAAAATTTAGAACTGATTTCCGTAACACGATATATGACCTCTTCTTGCATAGAAAATGGGAGCTCACTAATCA TGAAACAGAGTGGAATTTGTGCTGGTCCGAAAAGGACTGGATAAACGAAGTGTACGATACCATAACTCTCAAAAATAATCAGTACGTTAATCACTTTAGGAATTATTAtgaa CTCACTCGCAAAGACTTGCTGgctaaaaatattaaaagacttaaaaagcaaaatgaaaaaacaaagaacgatgaagaaataaaaaatttagatatAACACCCCTCACATTTGTTTTGCCATTAGagtacaaaatatttttcgaggaatataaaaaaaagagtaatcGCATATGGATCATGAAACCGATAGGGAAATCACAGGGAAAGGGAATATTCCTGTTTGACAAAATTGCGCAAATTAAGGAATGGAGTAGTAGCAAGTGCAAACAGGTGGaagagaaggaaaaaaatagggATAGAGCTAAAGATAGGGGTAAGGACAAAAGTAAGGAACGAGCTGTGAATAGATCTGTGGACCTCGACACAGAACGGGAAACAGAAGCGGAAggggaaaaggaaaaagagaaGAGAGAACAATACATTGTCCAAGAGTACATTTCTAATCCTTTACTAATCGGTGGGAAAAAATTTGATATACGACTGTACGTGTTAATTTTGTCATATTCGCCTTTaactatatatttgtatagaAGTGGTTTCGCTCGATTTTCccatacatattttaaaaatgaaaaaaataatataaatgatataactATGCACTTAACTAATGTGtctatacaaaaaaatgcaCAAGGATATGATGACAATGTAGGTGGTAAATGGTTTGTACGagaattgtttttatatatgataagtCGCTACggatataatgatataatgatgttaattaaaaatattgaaaattgcATTATACAATCCTTTTTAGctgttcataaaattataattaatgatAAGCATTGTTTTGAATTATACGGATTTGACATTCTCATCGATAATAACTTAAAACCTTGGCTGATTGAAGTTAATTCCTCTCCTTCGTTCTCATCCAACACGAACGAAGACTACAccttaaaatttaatatgttaGACGAATTAATgactttaataaatatagaaaaatatactattCCACATACAGACCGAGTCGGAGATTTCGACTGCATTTATAGAAATGGGGAAAGGGTTCATAGCATAGATCCCTACAATTTCTATTCCCATTTGG GGGCTTATTTATCAGGTactgaaaatttaaaacgaATGGCAAAAAATGTCAAGCTGCAGTTAAAAATGAGCATAAATTCGACGAATTGTTAG
- the PmUG01_10030700 gene encoding conserved Plasmodium protein, unknown function, translating to MMERESFLLNEKIKFDEFNKNVEEEYKRKFCTVNRIDEYFEDNPSAQSSLSTSSSTLSSALSSASSSSSSLLERKKKENTYLYKSISPFVNLVKHFYSSVRLIYEPKIYHLSIFLTGLWAYKNIKCINKLLFYKYNDIHYQITRPDSLNSRQRAFKVLVIGGLVLPCSFITFALFDINKSKNNSMFIKNIEKSLSEQTCTSIIPYTLRRDISKKVRAFKEKTLLFAKDLAENNNFKKLSQEYHTNVEKRLCKYNLKKD from the exons ATGATGGAGAGAGAAAGCTTccttttaaatgaaaaaattaaattcgaCGAGTTTAACAAAAACGTTgaagaagaatataaaagaaagTTTTGTACAGTTAACAGAATAGATGAATATTTTGAAGACAACCCGTCTGCTCAGTCGTCATTATCTACGTCATCCTCTACACTATCCTCTGCACTATCCTCTGCATCATCCTCTTCATCGTCCTTGTtggaaagaaagaaaaaagagaacaCATATTTGTACAAGAGCATATCCCCATTTGTGAACTTggtaaaacatttttattcatcTGTAAGGCTTATATATGAACCGAAGATATATCATCTTTCGATTTTTCTAACAGGATTATGGGCATACaagaatataaaatgcataaataaattattgttttataaGTATAATGATATACACTATCAGATAACGAGACCGGACTCCCTGAATAGTAGGCAAAGAGCATTTAAAGTTTTAGTTATTGGAGGTTTAGTTCTACCTTGTTCTTTTATTACATTTGCATTATTTGATATAAACAAATCAAAGAATAATTCCATGTTCATCAAAAACATAGAAAAATCGTTATCCGAACAGACGTGCACTAGTATCATTCCGTATACCTTAAGGAGGGACATATCGAAAAag GTGCGCGCATTTAAGGAAAAAACTTTATTATTTGCAAAGGACTTAgcggaaaataataatttcaaaaaGTTATCACAGGAATACCACACGAATGTGGAAAAAAGATTAtgcaaatataatttaaaaaaagattag
- the RAB1a gene encoding ras-related protein Rab-1A, putative, giving the protein MNENRSRDYDYLYKIILIGDSGVGKSCILLRFSDDHFTESYITTIGVDFRFRTIKVDEKIVKLQIWDTAGQERFRTITSAYYRGADGIIIIYDTTDRNSFLHINEWMNEINKYTNEDTCKLLVGNKADCKDEIEITTTEGENKAKELNIPFVETSAKDATNVELAFTMITQELIKKKKKKNINTINNNQAKVKLSMEDRTQGPYCSC; this is encoded by the coding sequence atgaatgaaaataGGTCTAGAGATTACgattatttgtataaaataattttaataggTGACAGCGGAGTAGGTAAGTCATGCATATTATTACGATTTTCGGATGACCATTTTACGGAAAGTTATATAACAACAATAGGTGTAGACTTTCGATTTAGAACAATTAAAGTAgatgaaaaaattgtaaaattacaaatatggGATACGGCTGGACAAGAAAGATTTAGAACAATAACATCAGCATATTATAGAGGTGCTGATGggataattataatatatgatacaACAGACAGAAATtcctttttacatattaatgaatggatgaatgaaataaataagtacACGAATGAAGATACTTGTAAATTACTAGTAGGTAATAAAGCGGACTGTAAGGACGAAATTGAAATAACAACAACAGAAGGAGAAAACAAAGCAAAAGAACTGAACATTCCATTTGTAGAGACATCCGCAAAGGATGCTACTAATGTTGAGTTAGCATTTACTATGATAACAcaagaattaattaaaaagaaaaaaaaaaaaaatataaatacgaTAAATAACAATCAAGCCAAGGTAAAGTTGTCCATGGAAGACAGAACGCAAGGCCCCTATTGCTCCTGCTAA